The following proteins come from a genomic window of Nicotiana tomentosiformis chromosome 12, ASM39032v3, whole genome shotgun sequence:
- the LOC104091599 gene encoding YTH domain-containing protein ECT4-like isoform X3 has protein sequence MEIYTFPQQGHVDAYMIQGTEANLQITSPLLQNLEAMYNEGAPEFAVDQGLYYPSATSYGYLCTGLESSGDWDGHQRFFGLDGQDIQYMDAQTESFPYVYYTPNYGCAQSPYNPYNPYIPGAVVGVDAPCAGPQHYYTIPSYENPGFPVVVPSTSGIIANAAEPIMDSVISTTNRADGLRLKRNLSPTSPMFTPIPLGPASGHKNASNRGSESAKLNAGSSKQPASYGFSSPSSQVHPGKVAQAMGSVIHGKALSNPGQLRAPVPSENDLSNIRSGAHERANTDKARPKFLNGIAPNGGKVSPDTLTEQNRGPRNEKTKKQLVVKAYTTRAGNVDAQGNIVIHADEYNRGDFLMDFVNAKFFVIKSYSEDDVHKSIKYNVWSSTPNGNKKLYGAYEDAQRIAARDPRGCPIFLFFSVNASGQFCGVAEMTGPVDFYKDMDFWQQDKWSGSFPVKWHYIKDVPNPNFRHIILENNENKPVTNSRDTQEIRYKKGIEMLKVFKDYASRTSLLDDFMYYENRQKLLQEEKAKLLIRSYESPFLVPVLDPPRKLNSVFGLPSNEGEKISKLSEHQVAVPAVLDSANAKANKDNANDGDKMTVPAVLDSANAKANKENPSDGDKLEAEGGPHSESALKIGSLTINPKKSKSQPLDVHSTGNTMASTQSVDVVTVGSMPVKVNGQAESSGFLTIGTIPLDPRAFQRDEASRSGKNVPK, from the exons CCGGTGATTGGGATGGCCACCAAAGATTTTTTGGTCTGGATGGTCAAGATATTCAGTATATG GATGCTCAAACTGAAAGTTTCCCCTATGTATATTATACACCTAACTATGGATGTGCACAGTCTCCATATAACCCATACAACCCTTACATTCCTGGTGCTGTTGTAGGAGTTGATGCTCCATGTGCAGGGCCACAACATTACTACACAATCCCCTCTTATGAAAACCCTGGTTTTCCCGTGGTGGTTCCATCTACATCTGGTATTATTGCGAATGCTGCAGAGCCAATAATGGATAGTGTTATATCTACTACTAACAGAGCTGATGGTCTTCGTCTTAAACGTAATTTATCTCCAACATCTCCAATGTTTACCCCAATTCCATTAGGGCCAGCGTCAGGTCATAAAAATGCATCAAACAGGGGGTCTGAAAGTGCAAAGCTTAATGCTGGATCTAGTAAACAGCCTGCATCGTATGGTTTTTCCAGTCCATCCTCTCAAGTACACCCG GGTAAAGTTGCTCAAGCTATGGGAAGCGTTATCCATGGGAAGGCTTTGTCAAATCCTGGCCAACTGAGAGCTCCTGTTCCCTCCGAAAATGACTTGTCTAATATCAGATCAGGTGCTCATGAGCGAGCTAATACAGATAAAGCCAGGCCAAAGTTTCTAAATGGAATAGCCCCAAATGGTGGGAAAGTTAGTCCTGATACATTGACCGAACAGAATCGAGGACCTAGAAATGAAAAAACGAAAAAGCAATTGGTTGTGAAGGCCTACACTACAAGAGCAGGAAATGTTGATGCGCAGGGGAATATTGTTATTCATGCTGATGAGTATAATAGAGGTGATTTTCTGATGGATTTTGTGAACGCGAAGTTTTTTGTAATCAAATCATATAGTGAGGATGATGTGCACAAGAGTATAAAGTACAATGTTTGGTCATCCACCCCTAATGGTAACAAAAAGCTGTATGGTGCTTATGAAGACGCTCAGAGAATTGCTGCTAGAGATCCAAGAGGCTGCCCAATATTCCTATTTTTCTCG GTTAATGCAAGTGGCCAGTTTTGTGGTGTTGCTGAAATGACTGGTCCTGTAGACTTCTATAAGGACATGGATTTCTGGCAGCAAGATAAGTGGAGTGGTAGCTTCCCTGTCAAGTGGCACTATATAAAGGATGTCCCAAACCCTAACTTTAGGCATATTATATTAGAGAACAATGAGAACAAGCCAGTAACTAACAGCAGAGACACACAAGAG ATACGCTACAAGAAAGGCATTGAGATGTTGAAAGTATTCAAGGATTATGCGTCAAGGACATCATTACTAGATGACTTCATGTATTACGAAAATAGACAGAAACTCTTGCAAGAAGAGAAAGCCAAGCTGCTAATCAGGAGCTATGAAAGTCCATTTCTTGTGCCTGTATTAGATCCTCCTCGCAAGCTAAATTCCGTTTTTGGTTTACCTTCCAATGAAGGTGAGAAGATTTCGAAGCTTAGTGAACACCAAGTGGCTGTTCCTGCAGTGCTGGATTCTGCAAATGCTAAAGCCAACAAAGATAATGCAAATGATGGTGACAAAATGACCGTTCCTGCAGTGCTGGATTCTGCAAATGCTAAAGCCAACAAAGAAAATCCAAGTGACGGTGACAAACTGGAGGCTGAAGGTGGTCCACACAGTGAGAGTGCCCTGAAGATTGGTTCACTAACTATTAACCCTAAAAAGTCGAAATCGCAGCCCCTGGATGTACATAGTACTGGTAACACAATGGCAAGCACCCAGTCAGTTGATGTTGTCACTGTGGGATCTATGCCTGTTAAAGTTAATGGACAGGCCGAGTCTTCTGGTTTCCTAACGATTGGAACAATTCCGCTTGATCCTAGAGCTTTCCAGCGCGATGAGGCCAGTCGGTCTGGAAAAAATGTTCCTAAGTGA
- the LOC104091597 gene encoding dihydrolipoyl dehydrogenase, mitochondrial: MTISTLSRRRATTFLSSRFLYSTSKYSFSLTRGFASGSDENDVVVIGGGPGGYVAAIKAAQLGLKTTCIEKRGTLGGTCLNVGCIPSKALLHSSHMFHEAQHSFANHGVKFSSVEVDLPAMMAQKDKAVSNLTRGIEGLFKKNKVNYVKGYGKLLSPTEISVNTIDGDNTVVKGKNIIIATGSDVKSLPGITIDEKRIVSSTGALALTEIPKKLVVIGAGYIGLEMGSVWGRLGSEVTVVEFAADIVPTMDGEVRKQFQRALEKQKMKFMLKTKVVSVDTAGDGVKLTLEPASGGDQTILEADVVLVSAGRVPFTSGLGLDKIGVETDKAGRILVNERFASNVPGVYAIGDVIPGPMLAHKAEEDGVACVEFIAGKEGHVDYDMVPGVVYTHPEVASVGKTEEQVKSLGVDYCVGKFPFLANSRAKAIDDAEGLVKILAEKESDKILGVHIMSPNAGELIHEAVLALHYGASSEDIARTCHAHPTMSEALKEAAMATYDKPIHM; encoded by the exons ATGACGATTTCGACCTTATCTAGACGGAGGGCGACAACATTTTTATCATCCCGATTTCTCTACAGCACTTCCAAGTATTCATTTTCTCTTACGAGAGGCTTCGCTTCAGGATCAGATGAAAACGATGTCGTTGTAATCGGCGGTGGTCCCGGCGGCTATGTGGCGGCGATCAAGGCCGCTCAGCTCGGGCTGAAAACTACTTGTATTGAGAAACGTGGTACCCTTGGTGGTACTTGCCTTAATGTTGGTTGTATTCCTTCTAAG GCACTTCTTCATTCCTCCCACATGTTTCATGAAGCACAGCATTCATTTGCCAATCATGGTGTGAAGTTCTCTTCTGTTGAGGTTGATCTTCCTGCCATGATGGCACAAAAAGATAAAGCTGTGTCTAACTTAACACGAGGTATTGAGGGTCTATTCAAGAAGAACAAAGTTAACTATGTTAAGGGCTATGGTAAACTCCTCTCCCCTACTGAAATTTCTGTCAACACCATTGATGGCGATAACACCGTTGTTAAAGGCAAGAATATTATTATTGCAACTGGTTCTGATGTCAAAAGTCTACCTGGTATAACCATTGATGAGAAGAGAATTGTATCATCTACTGGGGCGTTAGCTTTGACTGAAATTCCAAAAAAACTAGTTGTTATAGGTGCTGGTTACATAGGCCTTGAAATGGGATCTGTCTGGGGCCGTCTTGGCTCAGAGGTGACTGTTGTTGAATTTGCAGCTGATATTGTTCCAACCATGGATGGTGAAGTTCGCAAGCAATTCCAGCGTGCTCTTGAGAAGCAAAAGATGAAATTCATGCTTAAGACTAAGGTGGTGTCAGTTGACACTGCAGGTGATGGTGTGAAGTTGACTCTTGAACCTGCATCTGGTGGTGATCAAACTATCCTTGAGGCTGATGTAGTCCTTGTTTCCGCTGGAAGAGTTCCATTCACTTCAGGGCTTGGATTGGACAAAATAGGTGTTGAAACTGACAAGGCTGGTCGAATCTTGGTCAATGAACGTTTTGCCAGTAATGTCCCGGGGGTATATGCAATTGGTGATGTCATTCCTGGGCCAATGTTGGCTCACAAGGCAGAGGAAGATGGTGTTGCTTGTGTGGAGTTCATTGCAGGCAAGGAGGGTCATGTAGACTATGATATGGTTCCTGGTGTCGTTTACACTCACCCTGAGGTGGCTTCTGTTGGGAAAACTGAGGAACAGGTAAAGTCACTcggagttgattattgtgttggcAAATTTCCTTTCCTAGCAAACAGTAGAGCCAAGGCAATCGATGATGCTGAGGGACTTGTTAAGATACTTGCTGAGAAAGAGAGCGACAAGATATTGGGCGTCCATATTATGTCACCTAATGCAGGGGAGCTTATTCACGAAGCTGTCCTGGCATTGCATTATGGAGCATCAAGTGAGGACATTGCTCGTACTTGCCATGCACATCCAACAATGAGTGAGGCACTCAAAGAAGCAGCCATGGCCACTTATGACAAGCCCATTCACATGTAG